The proteins below are encoded in one region of Winogradskyella helgolandensis:
- a CDS encoding TraR/DksA family transcriptional regulator — protein MSTETNNRYADKDLAEFRAILQEKIKKAEHDLELIKSAYMNDFDNGTDDTSPTFKAFEEGSATMSKEANSALAIRQEKFIRDLKNAIIRIENKTYGVCRVTGKLIAKERLKLVPHATLSIEAKNMQA, from the coding sequence ATGAGTACAGAAACCAACAACAGATATGCTGATAAAGATTTAGCTGAATTCAGAGCTATACTTCAAGAAAAAATTAAAAAAGCAGAGCATGATTTAGAGCTCATAAAAAGTGCTTACATGAATGACTTTGATAACGGGACGGATGATACATCACCAACGTTTAAAGCCTTTGAAGAAGGAAGTGCAACAATGAGTAAAGAAGCGAATTCAGCATTAGCTATTCGTCAAGAAAAATTTATTCGCGATTTAAAAAACGCTATTATCCGAATTGAGAATAAAACATATGGAGTATGTCGTGTAACAGGAAAATTAATTGCTAAAGAGCGTTTAAAATTAGTTCCTCATGCGACTTTGAGTATTGAAGCTAAGAATATGCAAGCCTAA
- the uvrC gene encoding excinuclease ABC subunit UvrC — translation MPESTLDIQIKTLPHQPGVYQYFDADEHLIYVGKAKDIKKRVSSYFTKHHDYGKTRVLVKNIASVKHIVVETENDALLLENNLIKKYKPKYNVLLKDDKSYPWICIKKERFPRVFPTRRIIKDGSEYFGPYTSMKTVKTLLGLIKGLYQLRTCNYDLSESKIEAGKYKVCLEYHLGNCKGPCEGYESEEEYQANIVAIREILKGNFKDSLQQFRIQMRHHAEAMQFEDAQKIKEKLEVLENYQAKSTIVNPKISNVDVFSIVSDESYAYVNFLQLSYGSIIRSHTLELKKKLQETDLQLLELAITEIRQRFNSNSKEIYVPFKVNLGDDIKVTIPKLGDKKNILDLSIRNAKYFRMDKFKQVKLVDPDRHANRIMAQMKADLRLSEEPRHIECFDNSNIQGTNPVAACVVFKNGKPSKKDYRHFNIKTVVGPDDFASMEEVVYRRYKRLLEEDQPLPQLIIIDGGKGQLSSSLKSLNVLGLRGKIAIIGIAKRLEELFYPDDPIPLYLDKKSETLKIIQQLRNEAHRFGIEHHRNRRSKGALTTELENIAGVGEQTIVDLMKQFKTVKRIANAKLDELEAVVGVSRANKVYNYYHKE, via the coding sequence ATGCCAGAATCTACCTTAGACATACAGATAAAAACGCTTCCTCATCAACCTGGTGTCTATCAGTATTTTGATGCAGACGAACATTTAATCTACGTCGGAAAAGCTAAAGATATAAAAAAACGGGTGAGTAGTTATTTTACCAAGCATCACGACTATGGTAAAACCCGCGTTTTGGTTAAAAATATCGCTTCGGTAAAACATATTGTTGTAGAGACCGAAAATGATGCCTTGCTGCTTGAGAATAACCTCATTAAGAAATATAAACCTAAGTACAACGTATTATTAAAGGATGATAAATCGTACCCGTGGATTTGTATTAAAAAGGAGCGTTTTCCAAGAGTATTTCCCACACGTCGTATTATTAAGGATGGTTCAGAATATTTTGGACCTTACACGAGCATGAAAACGGTGAAAACACTTTTGGGACTCATAAAAGGATTGTACCAATTACGAACGTGTAATTATGATTTGTCCGAATCTAAAATTGAAGCCGGAAAATATAAGGTATGCTTAGAATACCATTTAGGGAACTGTAAAGGTCCTTGTGAAGGTTATGAATCCGAAGAAGAATATCAGGCTAATATAGTTGCTATAAGAGAAATTCTAAAAGGAAATTTTAAAGATTCCTTACAACAATTTAGAATTCAAATGAGGCATCATGCGGAAGCGATGCAGTTTGAAGATGCTCAGAAAATAAAAGAAAAGTTAGAGGTTTTAGAAAATTACCAAGCAAAATCTACTATTGTAAATCCTAAGATTAGTAATGTAGATGTGTTTTCAATAGTTAGTGATGAATCGTATGCTTATGTCAATTTTTTACAATTAAGCTATGGCTCTATTATTAGGTCTCATACATTAGAATTGAAGAAAAAACTACAAGAAACAGATTTACAATTATTAGAACTAGCCATTACCGAAATTAGACAACGTTTCAATTCAAATTCAAAAGAAATTTATGTACCTTTTAAAGTGAATTTAGGAGACGATATTAAAGTAACAATACCTAAGCTTGGTGATAAAAAGAACATTCTAGATTTATCAATTAGAAATGCAAAGTATTTCAGAATGGATAAATTTAAACAGGTAAAACTTGTAGATCCAGATCGGCATGCCAACAGAATTATGGCACAAATGAAAGCCGATTTGCGTTTAAGTGAAGAGCCAAGACATATTGAGTGTTTTGATAACTCTAATATTCAAGGTACAAACCCAGTGGCTGCTTGTGTGGTTTTTAAAAATGGAAAACCGAGTAAAAAGGATTACCGTCATTTTAATATTAAAACTGTAGTTGGTCCGGATGATTTTGCCTCTATGGAAGAAGTGGTTTATAGACGTTACAAACGTTTGTTAGAGGAAGACCAACCCCTACCGCAACTTATTATTATAGATGGAGGAAAAGGACAGTTGTCGTCCTCATTAAAAAGTTTGAATGTCTTAGGGTTACGTGGAAAAATCGCTATTATTGGTATAGCAAAACGTTTGGAAGAATTGTTTTACCCAGATGATCCAATTCCATTATATTTAGATAAAAAAAGTGAGACCTTAAAAATCATACAACAATTACGAAATGAAGCACATCGCTTCGGAATAGAACATCATAGAAATCGAAGAAGTAAAGGAGCTTTGACCACGGAGTTAGAAAATATAGCAGGAGTAGGAGAGCAAACCATTGTAGATTTAATGAAACAATTTAAAACTGTAAAACGCATTGCTAATGCCAAGTTAGATGAGCTTGAAGCAGTTGTAGGAGTTTCTAGAGCAAATAAAGTATATAATTATTACCATAAAGAATAA
- a CDS encoding ATP-dependent zinc protease family protein, whose protein sequence is MTKKILGRVDKIDFPELKLNTIDVKIDTGAYTSAIHCSKIREENNKLYCIFESKGHPNFKSEEVAFDTYTYTDVKSSNGHKENRYKIKTTVVFFGKSYKINLTLSTRDDMRFPVLIGRQFLKHKFLVDVDLVNQSYKQNIIK, encoded by the coding sequence ATGACAAAAAAAATTTTAGGACGTGTTGATAAAATTGACTTTCCTGAATTAAAACTAAACACTATTGATGTAAAAATCGATACAGGCGCTTATACATCTGCTATTCATTGCTCTAAAATTAGAGAAGAAAACAATAAACTCTATTGTATTTTTGAAAGTAAAGGGCATCCTAATTTTAAAAGTGAAGAAGTCGCTTTTGATACTTACACGTATACAGATGTAAAAAGCAGTAATGGACATAAAGAAAATCGCTACAAAATTAAAACAACCGTTGTATTCTTTGGAAAAAGCTATAAGATTAACTTAACTTTAAGCACCAGAGACGACATGAGATTCCCTGTATTAATTGGTCGACAATTTTTAAAGCATAAATTCTTAGTCGATGTCGACTTAGTAAATCAATCCTATAAACAAAACATAATTAAATGA
- a CDS encoding succinylglutamate desuccinylase/aspartoacylase family protein — protein sequence MPKDILNILGVEVAPGKSVTVTFEVAKLHTRNTLEVPIIIERSKKPGPTILMTAGIHGDEVNGVEIVRQIIAKGINKPKIGTIICVPVINVFGFLNMDRLFPDGRDLNRVFPGNSKGSLASRVANFVMTELVPHVDFAMDFHTGGAGRFNAAQIRIVKDNPKLKELAHVFGAPFIYYSQNLNKSYRNACDNAGIPMLLFEGGKSFNIDTNITNTGVNGAKRVLHHLGMLRTKYKVSRPKVNAVIIEESKWIRAKYSGMFKATVTINTLVNKGDVLGNITDPYGSFNFFVKAPNAGYIFNVNESPIIYQGDAIFHISTEIENS from the coding sequence ATGCCAAAAGATATTTTAAATATTTTAGGAGTCGAAGTAGCTCCTGGTAAAAGTGTTACAGTAACCTTTGAAGTTGCAAAATTACACACCAGAAATACATTAGAAGTCCCTATTATAATTGAACGTTCTAAAAAACCTGGCCCAACTATTTTAATGACTGCAGGCATTCATGGTGATGAAGTTAATGGTGTAGAAATTGTTAGACAAATCATTGCAAAAGGCATTAATAAGCCGAAGATAGGTACCATTATTTGTGTTCCCGTAATTAATGTATTTGGTTTTTTAAATATGGATCGGCTCTTTCCTGATGGTCGCGACCTTAATCGTGTTTTTCCTGGAAACTCCAAAGGTTCTTTAGCGAGTAGAGTAGCAAATTTTGTTATGACCGAATTGGTACCACATGTAGATTTTGCGATGGATTTCCATACCGGAGGAGCTGGACGGTTTAATGCCGCTCAAATTAGAATTGTAAAGGATAATCCAAAGCTTAAAGAATTAGCGCATGTTTTTGGAGCTCCTTTTATATACTATTCTCAAAATTTAAACAAGTCTTATAGGAATGCCTGTGATAATGCAGGCATACCTATGCTTTTATTTGAAGGAGGAAAATCCTTTAATATAGACACTAATATTACCAATACTGGTGTTAATGGAGCCAAACGTGTATTACACCATTTAGGAATGTTGCGTACCAAGTATAAGGTCTCTAGACCCAAAGTAAATGCAGTAATTATCGAAGAAAGCAAATGGATAAGAGCTAAATATTCTGGAATGTTTAAAGCCACCGTAACCATTAATACTTTGGTAAATAAAGGGGACGTTTTAGGAAATATTACAGATCCTTATGGCAGCTTCAACTTTTTTGTAAAGGCACCAAATGCAGGTTATATTTTTAACGTTAATGAGTCTCCAATAATTTATCAAGGTGATGCTATTTTCCATATTTCAACTGAGATTGAAAACTCATGA
- a CDS encoding lipoprotein signal peptidase, with the protein MSLKKSSLVIFIILLIDQISKIYIKTHFELGEDVTVFSWFHIAFVENDGMAWGTKLSDFTTLISDESAKLILTLFRIVAVTGIAFWLVDVTKKKKSKILIFAISIIFAGALGNILDSVFYGILFNDSVMQVASFLPEEGGYAGVFYGNVVDMLHFPIWNGVLPEWLPFINGKQFSFFDPVFNIADMAISTGIGILIVFNKKAFEN; encoded by the coding sequence ATGTCTTTAAAGAAATCCTCACTTGTTATTTTTATTATTCTACTGATAGATCAGATCAGTAAAATTTACATAAAAACCCATTTTGAATTAGGTGAAGATGTTACTGTCTTTTCATGGTTTCATATTGCGTTTGTTGAAAATGACGGTATGGCTTGGGGGACAAAACTAAGCGATTTTACTACCTTAATTTCTGATGAATCAGCCAAGCTAATTTTAACTTTATTTAGAATTGTTGCGGTTACCGGAATTGCATTTTGGTTAGTGGACGTCACCAAAAAGAAGAAATCTAAAATCCTAATTTTTGCTATTTCTATTATTTTCGCAGGCGCTTTAGGCAATATTTTAGATTCTGTTTTTTACGGTATTTTGTTTAATGATAGTGTAATGCAAGTCGCTTCATTTTTACCGGAAGAAGGGGGTTATGCGGGTGTGTTTTATGGTAATGTAGTAGATATGTTGCATTTTCCTATATGGAATGGTGTGTTACCAGAGTGGTTACCATTTATTAACGGAAAACAGTTTTCGTTTTTCGATCCTGTTTTTAATATTGCTGATATGGCCATAAGTACGGGAATTGGCATTTTAATTGTGTTTAATAAGAAGGCTTTTGAAAATTAA
- the rimK gene encoding 30S ribosomal protein S6--L-glutamate ligase, translated as MNIVILSRNAELYSTQRLVDEAQKRGHSVEIIDPLKCDIIIEKEKPTIYYKDRYLDYVDAIIPRIGASITFYGCAVVRQFEEMGVFTIAPSDAITRSRDKLRSLQRLSKAGIGMPKTVFTNYSRDVEEVISYVGGTPVIIKLLEGTQGLGVVLAETKNAAESVLEAFNGLQARVIVQEFIKEAKGADLRALVVDGQVVGAMKRQGKEGEFRSNLHRGGSANIIKLDEDELNLAMKAAKVLKLPVCGVDMLQSSRGPLLLEVNSTPGLEGIEAATHKNIAKAIITFIERNRK; from the coding sequence ATGAACATAGTAATTCTTTCACGTAATGCAGAACTCTATTCTACTCAACGACTAGTTGATGAAGCTCAAAAAAGAGGTCATTCCGTTGAAATCATAGACCCATTAAAATGCGATATTATTATTGAAAAGGAAAAACCAACCATTTACTATAAGGATCGCTATTTGGATTATGTAGATGCTATAATTCCAAGAATTGGAGCATCAATTACGTTTTACGGTTGTGCTGTGGTTAGACAATTTGAAGAAATGGGAGTTTTTACCATTGCTCCATCTGATGCCATAACCCGTTCTCGCGATAAATTGAGAAGCTTACAACGCTTAAGTAAAGCTGGAATTGGCATGCCTAAAACGGTATTCACTAATTATTCTAGAGACGTAGAAGAAGTAATTAGCTATGTTGGTGGTACACCTGTAATTATAAAATTACTAGAAGGCACACAAGGACTTGGTGTGGTTTTAGCTGAAACAAAAAATGCAGCTGAATCTGTATTAGAAGCTTTTAATGGGTTGCAAGCAAGAGTTATTGTACAAGAGTTTATTAAAGAAGCAAAAGGTGCTGATTTAAGAGCTTTAGTTGTGGATGGCCAAGTGGTTGGAGCCATGAAACGACAAGGTAAAGAAGGAGAATTTAGATCTAATTTACATCGTGGAGGTTCTGCCAATATCATAAAATTAGATGAAGACGAACTTAATTTAGCAATGAAAGCTGCTAAGGTTTTAAAGCTACCTGTTTGTGGTGTAGATATGTTGCAATCATCAAGAGGGCCTTTATTATTAGAGGTAAACTCTACTCCTGGACTCGAAGGAATAGAAGCTGCAACTCACAAAAATATTGCAAAAGCTATTATCACTTTTATTGAACGAAACAGAAAATAA
- a CDS encoding 5-formyltetrahydrofolate cyclo-ligase, which translates to MNKSLLRKKYKNLRQQLSHTQVDDYSLAIANQLLKLDIWDKSFYHVFLTIEEQKEINTDYILNILAGKDKNIIISKSDLKDYSMTHFLLTDNTTLKKSTYNVPEPVDGIEIQPSQLEVVFIPLLAFDKTGNRVGYGKGFYDRFLDHCKPETLKIGLSFFEAEDETIEASEDDIKLDYCVTPNGIYSFI; encoded by the coding sequence ATGAATAAATCATTATTAAGAAAAAAATATAAAAATTTACGTCAACAATTATCGCATACTCAAGTTGATGATTACAGCTTAGCAATCGCCAACCAGTTGTTAAAGCTAGATATTTGGGACAAATCCTTCTATCATGTCTTTTTAACTATTGAAGAACAAAAAGAAATCAACACAGATTATATCCTTAATATTTTAGCAGGAAAGGATAAAAATATCATCATTTCTAAAAGTGATCTTAAAGATTACAGTATGACGCATTTTCTGTTAACCGACAACACAACGCTTAAAAAAAGCACGTATAATGTTCCCGAGCCTGTTGATGGTATAGAAATACAACCATCTCAATTAGAAGTGGTATTTATTCCACTTTTAGCTTTTGACAAAACCGGAAATAGAGTTGGTTACGGAAAAGGATTTTATGATCGATTTTTAGACCATTGTAAACCAGAAACTTTAAAAATTGGTTTATCGTTTTTTGAAGCTGAGGATGAAACTATTGAAGCTTCCGAAGATGATATTAAACTAGATTATTGTGTGACTCCAAATGGCATCTACTCTTTTATATAA
- the ileS gene encoding isoleucine--tRNA ligase: MSTKFPEYKGLNLPNVADEIGNYWEANDIFDKSVTTREGKPPFVFFEGPPSANGLPGVHHVLARAIKDIFPRYKTMKGFQVKRKAGWDTHGLPVELGVEKELGITKEDIGKKITVEDYNEACKKTVMRYTDTWNDLTKKMGYWVDMDDPYITYKSKYMETVWWLLKQIYEKDLIYKGYTIQPYSPKAGTGLSSHELNQPGAYQDVTDTTVVAQFKANADSLPDFLQNEGDIFFLAWTTTPWTLPSNTALTVGPKIEYVLVETYNQYTFKPMNVILAKNLVNKQFDGKFKRVEAKSELIEYKEGDKKIPYFVVKDFIGKDLVGITYEQLLPYALPNDNPENAFRVISGDFVTVEDGTGIVHTAPTFGADDALVAKQASPEIPPLLVKDENGNLVPLVDLQGKFRPEMGEYAGKYVKNEYYDDGEAPERSVDVELAIQLKTENKAFKVEKYKHSYPNCWRTDKPILYYPLDSWFIKITDVKGRMHELNTGINWKPESTGTGRFGNWLANANDWNLSRSRFWGIPLPIWRTEDGKEVICIGSVKELKAEMQLAVEAGMMKEDIFKSFEVDNMSEDNYDKIDLHKNVVDNIVLVSKSGQPMHRESDLIDVWFDSGSMPYAQWHYPFENKAKVDDTWRKADFIAEGVDQTRGWFYTLHAIATMIFDDVAYKNVVSNGLVLDKNGQKMSKRLGNAVDPFETLSKYGADATRWYMISNANPWDNLKFDSEGIAEVSRKFFGTLYNTYSFFTLYTNIDGFDYSEADIPLEERPEIDRWVLSELNTLIQKVDKFYEAYEPTRAARAISDFTQDYLSNWYVRLSRRRFWKGDYQTDKISAYQTLYTCMETIAKLGAPIAPFFMDRLYLDLNAVTKKETFESVHLADFPIADTSIIDKVLERKMESAQTICSLVLSLRAKEKIKVRQPLQKIMIPVDNQQQKEEIEAVADLIKHEVNIKEIELLEDASDILVKQIKPNFKTLGPKFGKDMKLIASVIAAFGADDIKNIEQNGTIEVEINGKKINLGLEDVEITSQDIEGWLVANEGALTVALDVTINEDLRKEGIARELVNRIQNLRKDSGFEVTDRIDVQLQKDDQIVKAISSNEAYIKSETLTEELHIMDTVNNGIEIVFDEVNTKLFIQKH; encoded by the coding sequence ATGAGTACAAAGTTCCCTGAATACAAAGGACTTAACTTGCCAAACGTTGCAGATGAAATCGGTAACTATTGGGAAGCTAACGACATCTTCGATAAAAGTGTAACCACAAGAGAAGGAAAACCACCTTTTGTGTTTTTTGAAGGACCACCTTCTGCAAACGGTTTACCAGGTGTACACCACGTTTTAGCGCGTGCGATTAAAGATATTTTTCCGCGTTACAAAACCATGAAAGGTTTTCAGGTGAAGCGTAAAGCAGGTTGGGATACACACGGTTTACCAGTGGAACTTGGTGTAGAGAAAGAACTCGGTATTACCAAAGAAGATATTGGTAAGAAAATTACGGTTGAAGATTACAACGAAGCGTGTAAAAAAACCGTAATGCGTTATACAGATACATGGAACGACCTTACTAAAAAAATGGGGTATTGGGTAGATATGGACGATCCGTACATTACCTACAAATCCAAATACATGGAAACGGTTTGGTGGTTACTAAAGCAGATTTACGAAAAAGATTTAATATACAAAGGTTATACTATTCAGCCTTATTCACCAAAGGCTGGTACAGGTTTAAGTTCTCATGAGTTAAATCAACCAGGAGCATATCAAGATGTTACCGATACAACGGTTGTGGCTCAGTTTAAAGCGAATGCAGATTCGTTGCCAGATTTTTTACAAAATGAAGGTGATATTTTCTTTTTAGCATGGACGACGACACCTTGGACGTTACCGAGTAATACAGCACTAACAGTTGGACCAAAGATTGAATACGTTTTAGTTGAAACCTATAATCAATACACGTTTAAACCCATGAATGTGATTTTGGCTAAGAATTTAGTCAACAAACAATTTGATGGTAAATTTAAACGCGTTGAAGCTAAATCAGAATTAATAGAATATAAGGAAGGCGATAAAAAGATTCCTTATTTTGTAGTAAAAGATTTTATCGGTAAAGATTTAGTTGGTATCACATACGAGCAACTTTTACCATATGCGTTACCAAATGATAATCCTGAAAATGCTTTTAGAGTTATTTCTGGAGATTTTGTAACGGTTGAAGACGGAACAGGTATTGTACACACAGCACCAACATTTGGAGCAGATGATGCCTTAGTTGCAAAACAAGCATCGCCAGAAATCCCACCACTTTTAGTAAAAGATGAGAATGGTAATTTAGTGCCTTTAGTAGATTTACAAGGAAAGTTTAGACCAGAAATGGGAGAATATGCTGGTAAATATGTTAAGAACGAATATTATGATGATGGTGAAGCACCAGAACGTTCTGTAGATGTAGAACTTGCTATTCAATTAAAAACAGAAAATAAAGCCTTTAAGGTTGAAAAATATAAGCACAGTTACCCAAATTGCTGGAGAACTGATAAGCCAATTTTATACTATCCATTAGATTCGTGGTTTATTAAAATCACAGATGTAAAAGGGAGAATGCATGAGTTAAATACTGGAATTAACTGGAAACCTGAATCTACAGGAACTGGTCGTTTTGGTAATTGGTTAGCAAATGCAAACGACTGGAATTTATCAAGATCTCGTTTTTGGGGTATTCCATTACCAATTTGGAGAACCGAAGATGGTAAAGAAGTCATCTGTATTGGTTCTGTAAAAGAATTAAAAGCTGAAATGCAACTTGCCGTTGAGGCAGGTATGATGAAGGAAGATATCTTCAAGAGCTTTGAAGTCGATAATATGTCTGAAGACAACTATGACAAAATCGATTTACATAAAAACGTAGTAGATAATATCGTCTTGGTTTCAAAATCAGGTCAACCAATGCATCGCGAAAGTGATTTAATTGATGTGTGGTTCGATTCTGGTTCTATGCCTTATGCACAATGGCATTATCCATTTGAAAATAAAGCAAAAGTTGATGATACCTGGAGAAAAGCAGATTTCATCGCAGAAGGTGTTGACCAAACGAGAGGTTGGTTCTATACACTTCATGCTATTGCTACTATGATTTTTGATGATGTTGCTTATAAAAATGTCGTTTCAAACGGATTAGTGTTAGATAAAAACGGACAGAAAATGTCTAAGCGTTTAGGGAATGCAGTAGATCCTTTTGAAACCTTGTCAAAGTATGGAGCTGATGCTACGCGTTGGTACATGATTAGTAATGCAAATCCTTGGGATAATTTAAAGTTTGATAGCGAAGGTATTGCTGAGGTGAGCAGAAAGTTCTTCGGAACACTTTATAATACCTATTCATTCTTCACGCTTTATACTAATATTGATGGTTTTGATTATAGTGAAGCTGATATTCCATTAGAAGAACGACCAGAAATTGACCGTTGGGTTTTATCTGAATTAAATACCTTGATTCAGAAAGTAGATAAATTCTACGAAGCGTATGAGCCAACGAGAGCTGCGCGAGCAATTTCAGACTTTACACAAGATTATTTAAGTAACTGGTACGTGCGTTTAAGTAGAAGACGTTTCTGGAAAGGTGATTACCAAACTGATAAAATTTCGGCATACCAAACACTTTATACCTGTATGGAAACCATTGCAAAGTTAGGCGCACCAATTGCACCTTTCTTTATGGATCGTTTGTATTTAGATTTAAATGCAGTGACTAAAAAGGAAACTTTTGAAAGTGTACATTTAGCAGATTTTCCTATTGCAGATACTAGCATTATTGATAAAGTATTAGAGCGAAAAATGGAAAGTGCACAAACCATATGTTCGTTAGTTTTATCGTTGAGAGCAAAAGAGAAGATTAAAGTACGTCAGCCACTTCAAAAAATTATGATTCCAGTTGATAATCAACAACAAAAGGAAGAGATTGAAGCAGTTGCAGATTTAATAAAGCATGAAGTAAATATCAAAGAAATTGAACTCTTAGAAGACGCTTCAGACATCTTAGTCAAACAAATTAAGCCTAATTTTAAGACTTTAGGGCCCAAGTTTGGAAAGGATATGAAGTTGATTGCTAGTGTGATAGCTGCTTTTGGTGCTGATGATATTAAAAACATTGAGCAAAATGGTACTATTGAAGTTGAAATTAACGGGAAAAAGATTAATTTAGGACTTGAAGATGTAGAGATAACATCGCAAGATATTGAAGGATGGCTTGTAGCAAATGAAGGTGCTTTAACAGTGGCTTTAGATGTTACCATCAACGAAGATTTACGTAAAGAAGGGATTGCAAGAGAGCTTGTAAATCGTATTCAAAACTTGCGTAAAGATTCAGGATTTGAGGTTACGGACAGAATAGACGTGCAACTTCAAAAAGATGACCAAATAGTAAAGGCTATTTCTTCAAATGAAGCGTATATTAAATCAGAAACCTTAACCGAAGAATTACATATTATGGACACCGTAAATAATGGTATAGAAATTGTATTTGATGAGGTCAATACCAAATTATTTATTCAAAAACATTAA